Proteins from one Acidimicrobiales bacterium genomic window:
- the recN gene encoding DNA repair protein RecN, producing MLAELRVTDLGVIDELTLVLDGGLTALTGETGAGKTLVVTAVELLVGARAEGTMVRPGATEAVVEGRFVHGDDEVVLRRVVPAKGRGRAYVDGHLATLAELAERGSGLVDLHGQHAHQSLLTPAVQRAALDRFGGIDLAPLRAAREALRAIETRLAGLGGDERERARELDLVRFQVAELDAAQVSDPDEDTALAEEEDLLGDAVAHREAAIAAVAALTDDGGAGDALGVAVAALDGRAPFAAAARRLRAVAAEVTDVAAEVRTVGDGIEDDPDRQDQVRARRQLLHELARKYGPTPADVIAFHAEAKARLVELEDHDRLAAALDAELAVAREAVAREEALVARARQDAAPALAAAVEAKLPALALAKARLEVDVSGPAGHDVVFRFAANPGMPLHPLSKVASGGELARAMLALRLVLTEGPPVLVFDEVDAGVGGAAALAVGRALAEVGGDHQVLVVTHLPQVAACADAQVLVDKLVVDGVTRTTVHPVAGEDRVTELARMLSGSPDRTTARDHARELLADASG from the coding sequence GACGGCCGTCGAGCTGTTGGTGGGGGCCCGTGCCGAGGGGACGATGGTGCGCCCGGGCGCCACCGAGGCGGTGGTGGAAGGGCGCTTCGTCCACGGTGACGACGAGGTCGTCCTCCGTCGAGTGGTGCCCGCCAAGGGTCGGGGCCGGGCGTACGTCGACGGTCACCTGGCCACGCTCGCCGAGCTCGCCGAACGGGGGTCGGGGCTGGTCGACCTCCACGGCCAGCACGCTCACCAGTCCCTGCTCACGCCGGCCGTGCAACGGGCCGCGCTCGACCGGTTCGGGGGCATCGATCTGGCCCCGTTGCGCGCCGCCCGCGAGGCCCTCCGGGCGATCGAGACCCGACTGGCCGGGCTGGGCGGCGACGAGCGGGAGCGGGCCCGAGAGCTCGACCTCGTCCGCTTCCAGGTCGCCGAGCTCGACGCCGCCCAGGTCTCCGATCCCGACGAGGACACGGCGCTGGCCGAAGAGGAGGACCTCCTCGGCGACGCCGTCGCCCACCGCGAGGCCGCGATCGCCGCAGTGGCCGCGCTCACCGACGACGGGGGCGCGGGTGACGCCCTGGGTGTCGCCGTGGCCGCCCTCGACGGTCGTGCTCCCTTCGCAGCCGCGGCGCGACGGCTCCGGGCGGTGGCCGCCGAGGTCACCGACGTGGCCGCCGAGGTGCGCACCGTCGGCGACGGCATCGAGGACGACCCGGATCGCCAGGACCAGGTGCGGGCCCGTCGGCAGCTCCTGCACGAACTGGCTCGCAAGTACGGCCCGACCCCGGCCGACGTGATCGCCTTCCATGCCGAGGCGAAGGCCCGCCTGGTCGAGCTGGAGGACCACGACCGTCTCGCTGCCGCGCTCGACGCCGAGCTCGCCGTGGCGCGCGAGGCCGTCGCCCGCGAGGAGGCGCTCGTCGCCCGCGCCCGGCAGGACGCCGCACCGGCCCTCGCCGCCGCCGTCGAGGCGAAGCTGCCGGCGCTGGCCCTGGCCAAGGCCCGCCTCGAGGTCGACGTGTCCGGCCCGGCCGGCCACGACGTGGTGTTCCGCTTCGCCGCCAACCCGGGGATGCCGCTGCACCCGTTGTCGAAGGTGGCTTCGGGCGGCGAGCTCGCCCGCGCCATGCTGGCGCTGCGGCTCGTGCTCACCGAGGGGCCCCCGGTGCTCGTCTTCGACGAGGTCGACGCCGGCGTCGGCGGGGCGGCGGCGCTGGCGGTGGGTCGGGCGTTGGCGGAGGTGGGCGGTGACCACCAGGTGCTCGTCGTCACCCACCTGCCGCAGGTGGCGGCGTGCGCCGACGCCCAGGTGCTCGTCGACAAGCTGGTCGTCGACGGCGTCACCCGCACGACGGTGCACCCGGTGGCCGGCGAGGACCGCGTCACCGAGCTGGCCCGCATGCTGTCGGGCAGCCCCGATCGGACGACCGCTCGCGACCACGCCCGTGAGCTGCTCGCCGACGCCTCGGGCTGA
- a CDS encoding TraR/DksA C4-type zinc finger protein: protein MSEHGVNTGRPDRPAGDLAATRALLDQTREQLEAQVHELGLEGDAAVVDENFADSAAVSAEQGELQALAAGLREQLDDVEVALTRLDDGTYGTCVVCGTDIGAARLEAMPATRYCIDHAG, encoded by the coding sequence ATGTCTGAACACGGCGTGAACACCGGACGTCCTGACCGACCGGCCGGGGACTTGGCCGCCACCCGTGCCCTGCTCGACCAGACCCGTGAGCAGCTCGAGGCGCAGGTCCACGAGCTCGGCCTCGAAGGCGACGCGGCCGTCGTCGACGAGAACTTCGCCGACTCCGCGGCGGTCAGCGCCGAGCAGGGCGAGCTGCAGGCCCTCGCCGCCGGTCTGCGCGAGCAGCTCGACGACGTCGAAGTGGCGCTGACCCGCCTCGACGACGGCACGTACGGCACGTGCGTGGTGTGCGGCACCGACATCGGCGCGGCCCGGCTGGAGGCGATGCCGGCCACCCGCTACTGCATCGACCACGCAGGGTGA
- a CDS encoding CTP synthase yields the protein MTKHIFVTGGVASSLGKGLTASSLGRLLKSRGLRVTMQKLDPYLNVDPGTMNPFEHGEVFVTDDGGETDLDLGHYERFIDEPLSRDSNATTGSIYSAVIAAERRGDYLGKTVQVIPHITDEIKRRITRLASDDVDVVITEIGGTVGDIEILPFLEAIRQFRLDVGRENVCYVHVTLVPFIGPAGEQKTKPTQHSVTELRSRGIQPDVIVCRSEQPVSADLKRKISNLCDVPVDAVVNAADARNLYEIPLVMHDEGLDAVVCKLFGYADLDVDLSEWEILVDRVETSVTPVRIGIIGKYVSLPDAYLSVVESLKHGGFFHAAKVEIEWVQAEEVEGLLADGRLRDLDGIVIPGGFGERGIEGKVAAAGYAREHEIPCLGLCLGMQVMTIEYARNVLGLARANSSEFDPSTPHPVIDLMDAQRDVTDKGGTMRLGAYVAELLPGSQVGRAYGRDVVSERHRHRYEFNPKYRSRFDGTGFVCSGTSPDGRLVEFIELEGHPYWIGTQAHPEFKSRPERPAPLFRDFVAAALARSDGRNPHLPDIVEPTAPSPTPSPAP from the coding sequence ATGACCAAGCACATCTTCGTCACCGGAGGTGTGGCCTCCTCCCTCGGGAAGGGGCTCACGGCCTCGTCGCTGGGCCGGCTCCTCAAGAGCCGCGGGCTCCGGGTGACGATGCAGAAGCTCGACCCCTACCTCAACGTCGATCCGGGGACCATGAACCCGTTCGAGCACGGCGAGGTGTTCGTCACCGACGACGGGGGAGAGACCGACCTCGACCTCGGGCACTACGAACGCTTCATCGACGAACCGCTCAGCCGCGACTCCAACGCCACCACGGGCTCGATCTACTCGGCGGTCATCGCCGCGGAGCGCAGGGGCGACTACCTGGGCAAGACCGTCCAGGTCATCCCCCACATCACCGACGAGATCAAGCGGCGGATCACCAGGCTGGCCTCCGACGACGTCGACGTGGTGATCACCGAGATCGGCGGGACGGTGGGCGACATCGAGATCCTGCCGTTCCTCGAGGCGATCCGGCAGTTCCGCCTCGACGTCGGGCGCGAGAACGTGTGCTACGTCCACGTCACCCTGGTCCCGTTCATCGGACCGGCAGGGGAGCAGAAGACCAAGCCCACCCAGCATTCCGTCACCGAGCTGCGCAGCCGTGGCATCCAGCCCGACGTGATCGTCTGTCGCAGCGAGCAGCCGGTGTCGGCGGACCTCAAGCGCAAGATCTCCAACCTCTGCGACGTCCCCGTCGACGCGGTGGTCAACGCGGCAGACGCCCGCAACCTCTACGAGATCCCGTTGGTGATGCACGACGAGGGCCTCGACGCGGTGGTGTGCAAGCTGTTCGGCTATGCCGACCTCGACGTCGACCTCTCCGAGTGGGAGATCCTCGTCGACCGGGTCGAGACCTCGGTCACGCCGGTGCGCATCGGTATCATCGGCAAGTACGTGAGCCTGCCCGACGCGTACCTGTCGGTCGTCGAGTCCCTGAAGCACGGAGGGTTCTTCCACGCCGCCAAGGTGGAGATCGAGTGGGTCCAGGCCGAGGAGGTCGAGGGCCTGCTCGCCGACGGACGCCTGCGCGACCTCGACGGGATCGTCATCCCCGGGGGCTTCGGCGAGCGGGGCATCGAGGGCAAGGTGGCCGCCGCCGGCTACGCCCGTGAGCACGAGATCCCCTGTCTGGGCCTGTGCCTCGGCATGCAGGTCATGACCATCGAGTACGCCCGCAACGTGCTGGGTCTCGCCCGGGCCAACTCGAGCGAGTTCGACCCTTCCACGCCGCACCCGGTGATCGACCTCATGGACGCCCAGCGCGACGTGACCGACAAGGGCGGGACCATGCGCCTCGGCGCCTACGTCGCCGAGCTCCTCCCCGGCTCCCAGGTCGGGCGGGCCTACGGCCGCGACGTCGTCTCCGAGCGCCACCGGCACCGCTACGAGTTCAACCCCAAGTACCGCAGCCGGTTCGACGGGACCGGCTTCGTGTGCTCGGGCACCTCACCCGACGGCCGCCTCGTCGAGTTCATCGAGCTCGAGGGGCACCCGTACTGGATCGGCACGCAGGCCCACCCCGAGTTCAAGAGCCGCCCCGAACGACCGGCCCCCCTGTTCCGGGACTTCGTCGCCGCGGCGCTGGCCCGCTCCGACGGCCGCAACCCGCATCTCCCCGACATCGTCGAACCGACCGCACCGTCACCGACGCCGTCGCCGGCGCCGTGA
- a CDS encoding tyrosine recombinase XerD encodes MGDPGVPGVDEVPAPLPLEVEDWLTWLAAEKGRSSNTLRAYRRDLGRYWAWTSGRGATLDDARPADLDAYVGHLRSLGLAPASVARAMVAVRSYHRFRADEGLTEGDPSASVDTPRVPSGLPKALTEDEITALLDVVAGDDAVARRDRALLELLYGTGARISEACGLRLGDLDLDGGLVRLFGKGAKERVVPLGRLARAALGEWLAPEGRGALAPEQWARRGDAEAVFLNQRGGRLSRQGAWAVVRRHGDAAGLGGRLTPHVLRHSCATHMLDHGADIRAVQELLGHASISTTQVYTLVSTERLFSAYDAAHPRARTRPARSGPVP; translated from the coding sequence GTGGGTGATCCCGGGGTCCCGGGTGTCGACGAGGTCCCCGCCCCGCTCCCGCTCGAGGTCGAGGACTGGTTGACCTGGCTGGCCGCCGAGAAGGGTCGCTCGTCGAACACCCTGCGCGCCTACCGGCGGGACCTCGGCCGGTACTGGGCGTGGACCTCCGGACGAGGCGCGACCCTCGACGACGCCCGGCCCGCCGACCTGGACGCCTACGTGGGCCATCTCCGCTCCCTCGGCCTCGCCCCGGCGTCGGTCGCCAGGGCCATGGTCGCCGTCCGCTCCTACCATCGCTTCCGGGCCGACGAGGGTCTGACCGAGGGCGATCCCTCGGCGTCGGTCGACACCCCCCGGGTCCCGTCCGGGCTGCCGAAGGCGCTGACCGAGGACGAGATCACCGCGCTGCTCGACGTCGTCGCGGGCGACGACGCCGTCGCCCGGCGCGACCGGGCCCTGCTCGAGCTGCTCTACGGCACCGGGGCCCGCATCTCCGAGGCGTGTGGGCTCCGCCTCGGCGACCTCGACCTCGACGGCGGGCTCGTGCGCCTCTTCGGGAAGGGCGCGAAGGAGCGGGTCGTCCCCCTGGGGCGACTGGCCCGCGCCGCGCTCGGGGAGTGGCTCGCCCCCGAGGGGCGGGGAGCGCTCGCGCCCGAGCAGTGGGCGCGGCGCGGCGACGCCGAGGCAGTCTTCCTGAACCAGCGCGGCGGGCGCCTCTCCCGTCAGGGCGCCTGGGCCGTCGTGCGCCGCCACGGCGACGCCGCCGGCCTCGGCGGCCGGCTCACCCCCCACGTGCTGCGCCACTCGTGCGCCACCCACATGCTCGACCACGGCGCCGACATCCGGGCCGTGCAGGAGCTGCTCGGGCACGCGTCGATCAGCACCACCCAGGTGTACACGCTGGTGTCGACCGAACGTCTCTTCTCGGCCTACGACGCGGCCCACCCCCGGGCCCGGACCCGCCCCGCCCGGTCGGGCCCGGTGCCGTGA
- a CDS encoding NUDIX hydrolase: MSAGAGPTGEPAGFVHLGDEVLHAGAVISLVRASFAAPDGSHFTREVVRHPGAVSVVPLHADGTVTLVRQYRAALDRELLEIPAGKRDVPGEPPEITAERELAEEVGLRAGRLEPLAQFVNSAGFSDEYSHVFLATELTEVDDARQGLEEQHMSVERVALGDVPALVARHEIVDAKTVIGLTLALVRLGGAPEGRGG; the protein is encoded by the coding sequence GTGAGCGCCGGCGCGGGCCCGACCGGCGAGCCGGCGGGGTTCGTCCATCTCGGCGACGAGGTGCTCCACGCCGGTGCCGTGATCTCCCTGGTCAGGGCGTCGTTCGCCGCCCCCGACGGGTCGCACTTCACCCGGGAGGTCGTGCGCCACCCCGGGGCGGTGTCGGTCGTGCCCCTCCACGCCGACGGGACCGTCACCCTCGTGCGCCAGTACCGCGCCGCCCTCGACCGGGAGCTGCTCGAGATCCCGGCCGGCAAGCGCGACGTGCCCGGCGAGCCCCCGGAGATCACCGCGGAGCGCGAGCTGGCCGAGGAGGTCGGGCTCCGGGCCGGACGGCTCGAGCCGCTGGCCCAGTTCGTCAACTCCGCCGGGTTCAGCGACGAGTACTCCCACGTCTTCCTGGCCACGGAGCTCACGGAGGTGGACGACGCCCGCCAGGGGCTCGAGGAGCAGCACATGTCCGTCGAGCGGGTCGCGCTGGGTGACGTCCCGGCGCTCGTCGCCCGCCACGAGATCGTCGACGCCAAGACGGTGATCGGCCTCACCCTCGCCCTGGTGCGCCTCGGCGGGGCGCCGGAGGGCCGCGGTGGGTGA